In Urechidicola croceus, a single window of DNA contains:
- the pth gene encoding aminoacyl-tRNA hydrolase, translated as MKKFLIVGLGNIGEKYAETRHNIGFKILDCLASNESVSFSSDKLGDTTSFRFKGRTFILLKPSTYMNLSGKAVKYWMEKEKVPLENVLIICDDLNIDFGSFRLKPKGSAGGHNGLKDINEKFGHQNYARFRFGVGNSFSKGRQVDYVLGEWTKEEQSHLITRLEDAAKLVISFGTAGIGNTMSEFNGKYSLD; from the coding sequence ATGAAAAAATTTCTCATAGTAGGATTAGGAAATATTGGAGAAAAATATGCAGAAACTCGTCATAATATTGGCTTTAAGATATTAGATTGTTTGGCTAGTAATGAATCCGTTAGTTTTTCTTCAGATAAATTGGGTGATACCACTTCGTTTCGTTTTAAAGGACGAACTTTTATCCTTTTAAAACCTTCTACTTATATGAATTTAAGTGGAAAAGCAGTAAAATATTGGATGGAAAAAGAAAAAGTTCCATTAGAAAATGTATTGATAATTTGTGATGATTTAAATATCGATTTTGGTTCATTTAGATTAAAACCTAAGGGAAGTGCTGGTGGACATAATGGTTTAAAAGATATTAATGAAAAGTTTGGGCATCAAAATTATGCACGTTTTCGTTTTGGCGTTGGAAATTCTTTTTCTAAAGGGAGACAAGTAGATTATGTTTTAGGAGAATGGACTAAAGAAGAACAATCTCATTTAATTACACGACTTGAAGATGCTGCCAAACTTGTAATATCATTTGGAACAGCAGGAATTGGGAATACAATGAGTGAATTTAATGGAAAATATTCTTTAGATTAA
- a CDS encoding 50S ribosomal protein L25/general stress protein Ctc, whose translation MKSITIKGSKRESVGKVATKALRNAGKVPCVLYGGEQPIHFSAEELSFRSLVYTPNVYTATIELESGEKFNAILQDIQFHPVTDKILHVDFYQLFSDKEVTMDIPVKLVGNAPGVIAGGSLRFPKRKLRVKGLPDNLPDFFNADISKLKIGGKLYVTEIDDNGCTFLHPENTVVVQVRRSRVSAVVDEDEDEDSDEDATETAAE comes from the coding sequence ATGAAATCGATTACAATCAAAGGATCCAAAAGAGAAAGCGTAGGTAAAGTTGCAACTAAAGCCTTACGTAATGCTGGAAAGGTACCTTGCGTATTATACGGAGGAGAACAACCTATTCACTTTTCAGCTGAAGAATTATCATTCAGAAGTTTAGTATACACTCCAAATGTATATACTGCAACAATCGAATTAGAAAGCGGTGAAAAATTCAACGCTATATTACAAGACATTCAGTTTCACCCAGTAACTGACAAAATTTTACATGTTGACTTTTATCAATTATTTAGTGACAAAGAGGTAACTATGGATATTCCAGTAAAATTAGTTGGTAATGCTCCTGGAGTTATTGCAGGTGGTTCTTTACGTTTTCCAAAGCGTAAATTAAGAGTGAAAGGTTTACCAGATAACTTACCAGATTTCTTTAATGCAGATATTTCTAAATTAAAAATTGGTGGTAAATTATATGTAACTGAAATTGATGATAACGGTTGTACATTTTTACATCCTGAAAACACAGTTGTTGTACAAGTAAGAAGATCTCGTGTTTCTGCTGTTGTTGATGAAGATGAAGATGAAGATAGTGATGAAGATGCAACAGAAACTGCTGCAGAATAA
- a CDS encoding ribose-phosphate pyrophosphokinase, with protein MSENLLKPKFFSCTQSTELAEKIVKEYGANLGTVIISKYSDGEFQPAFEESVRGRRIFIIGSTHPSSDNLMEMLLMCDAAKRASARHITAVMPYFGWARQDRKDKPRVPIAAKLIAKMLETAGATRIVTMDLHADQIQGFFEKPVDHLFASTIFMPYIKQLNLENLTIASPDMGGSKRAYAYSKHLKCEVVICYKQRLKANIIAHMELIGDVQGKNVILVDDMVDTAGTLTKAADLMMERGALSVRAIATHGLLSGSAIDRIENSKLTELIISDTIPLKRESSKINVVTCAPLFAEVMYNVQNNTSISDKFLM; from the coding sequence ATGTCTGAAAACTTGCTTAAACCAAAGTTTTTCTCTTGTACACAAAGCACAGAACTTGCAGAAAAAATTGTTAAAGAATATGGTGCTAACCTTGGTACCGTTATTATTTCTAAATATAGTGATGGCGAATTTCAACCTGCTTTTGAAGAATCTGTTAGAGGCCGAAGAATTTTTATTATAGGCTCTACACATCCAAGTTCTGATAATTTAATGGAAATGTTACTAATGTGTGACGCGGCCAAAAGAGCATCAGCTAGACATATAACAGCCGTTATGCCCTATTTTGGTTGGGCAAGACAAGATAGAAAAGATAAACCAAGGGTTCCGATTGCGGCAAAATTAATTGCTAAAATGTTAGAAACAGCTGGAGCAACTAGAATTGTAACAATGGATTTACATGCTGATCAAATTCAAGGTTTCTTTGAAAAACCAGTTGATCATTTGTTTGCTTCAACAATTTTTATGCCTTATATTAAACAATTAAACTTAGAAAATTTAACCATTGCTTCGCCTGATATGGGAGGTTCAAAACGTGCATATGCATATTCTAAGCATCTAAAATGTGAAGTGGTAATATGTTACAAACAAAGATTAAAAGCTAATATTATTGCGCATATGGAGTTAATTGGAGATGTTCAAGGAAAGAATGTAATATTAGTAGATGATATGGTTGATACAGCTGGAACATTAACCAAAGCAGCCGATTTAATGATGGAAAGAGGAGCCTTAAGCGTACGAGCCATAGCAACTCATGGTTTACTTTCAGGAAGTGCCATCGATAGAATTGAGAACTCAAAATTGACAGAATTAATAATTTCTGATACAATTCCTTTAAAAAGAGAGTCTTCTAAAATAAATGTTGTAACTTGCGCCCCTTTATTTGCTGAAGTAATGTATAATGTTCAAAATAATACATCTATCAGTGATAAATTTTTAATGTAA
- a CDS encoding ParB/RepB/Spo0J family partition protein yields MTTKASTTKKRSRAKSTAKKEVNGNKISALQIQNLPLGKIKPDPEQPRKTFNEDALKQLSESIEKHGVLQPITVRQLNDHYIIVMGERRYRASKLAGKKTVPCIVRTYENNDVLEVQIIENLQRQDVEPTEEAEAIAYLSEKYAPTEIAKRLGRTDNFIRQRLKLAGLIDGFKHFVRNGEMTISLGVGVALFEPEEQQMMLETMGEDFNAHQINRMIKDQTYDLEKAAFDVADKELVPKAGSCVECPFNAANQGNLFGEGKMVCTKAACFETKKSKSFLNLIGKSKKENILLIPEIRQYWADDENNQLIISQLEKNGLKVYLLDDVEIIENPIEPTIETIQEEYQHYDYSEDELRAELDEAMQNHNEALEEYNSAKENGFVNGILFHPETYRNKEVFIKIVEKTKDESTDYSAPLTNRKMADCTPEEQIVKINEREIRKKQIENNKQFEEVVQMIRETKYIDTKKTLSTDEMVAFSISLFENNVDYMSQQKYFSKFLGDTSKMTKVEMVENFKKKFKKETFHKLIRYMLTKQVHFGESNHVNNLTNISFYNAMQGYYKSKITGIEKEYAEKRDKREDRLKERITVLEKQIQELND; encoded by the coding sequence ATGACAACAAAAGCGAGTACCACAAAGAAGCGTAGTAGAGCGAAATCTACTGCCAAGAAAGAAGTGAATGGAAATAAAATATCCGCACTTCAAATTCAGAACTTACCATTGGGCAAAATCAAGCCTGACCCAGAACAGCCGAGAAAGACCTTTAACGAGGATGCATTAAAGCAGCTTTCTGAGAGTATCGAAAAGCACGGTGTGTTGCAACCGATTACCGTAAGGCAACTAAATGACCATTACATCATCGTGATGGGCGAACGTCGATATCGTGCAAGTAAATTGGCAGGAAAAAAGACTGTACCCTGTATCGTGAGAACTTATGAGAACAATGATGTTCTGGAAGTTCAGATTATCGAAAATCTACAAAGACAGGATGTCGAACCGACCGAAGAAGCTGAGGCGATTGCTTATCTAAGCGAGAAATATGCGCCTACCGAAATTGCGAAGCGATTGGGTAGAACTGATAACTTCATCAGACAGCGACTTAAACTGGCAGGATTGATTGACGGTTTCAAGCACTTTGTACGCAATGGCGAAATGACAATCTCATTGGGTGTAGGTGTAGCGCTCTTTGAACCCGAAGAACAGCAAATGATGCTGGAAACGATGGGCGAGGATTTCAATGCACATCAAATAAACAGGATGATTAAAGACCAGACCTATGATTTGGAAAAAGCAGCTTTCGATGTAGCCGATAAAGAATTGGTTCCGAAAGCTGGGTCTTGTGTTGAATGTCCCTTCAATGCTGCAAATCAAGGCAATCTGTTCGGCGAAGGAAAAATGGTCTGTACAAAAGCAGCCTGTTTTGAAACTAAGAAAAGTAAATCGTTCTTGAACCTGATTGGAAAGTCCAAGAAAGAGAATATCCTTTTAATCCCTGAAATACGACAGTATTGGGCAGATGACGAAAACAATCAGCTCATTATATCGCAATTGGAAAAGAACGGATTGAAAGTCTATCTACTGGACGATGTTGAAATTATAGAGAATCCGATTGAGCCAACAATCGAAACTATTCAGGAAGAATATCAACATTACGATTATTCTGAAGATGAATTAAGGGCCGAATTGGATGAAGCAATGCAGAATCACAATGAAGCCTTGGAAGAATACAATTCAGCGAAAGAAAATGGATTTGTCAATGGCATTTTGTTCCATCCTGAAACGTACAGGAATAAAGAAGTCTTCATAAAAATTGTTGAAAAAACAAAAGATGAATCAACAGATTATTCGGCACCATTGACAAACAGAAAAATGGCAGATTGTACACCCGAAGAACAAATCGTAAAAATCAACGAAAGGGAAATCCGCAAGAAGCAAATAGAGAACAACAAGCAGTTTGAAGAAGTTGTGCAGATGATTCGTGAGACGAAATACATCGATACGAAGAAGACACTTTCAACAGATGAAATGGTGGCATTCTCGATATCGCTCTTTGAAAATAATGTGGACTATATGAGTCAACAAAAGTATTTCTCAAAGTTCTTGGGCGACACTTCAAAGATGACCAAAGTTGAAATGGTCGAGAATTTCAAGAAGAAGTTCAAAAAGGAAACCTTCCATAAGTTGATACGGTATATGCTCACAAAGCAAGTACATTTTGGCGAAAGCAATCACGTCAACAATTTGACGAACATTTCATTCTACAATGCGATGCAGGGATATTACAAATCCAAGATTACCGGCATAGAAAAGGAATATGCCGAAAAACGAGACAAACGTGAGGACCGTTTGAAAGAGCGCATCACAGTTCTCGAAAAGCAAATTCAGGAACTCAACGATTAG
- a CDS encoding DUF932 domain-containing protein, which translates to MYLQNLQQDEIFVPSEMKSLKSLTQMESRRGLENAIISNGKIVNVVSNSYGHIPNQLFFRKAEEMLTDAQLNFHKRTINKNDRSFITDFIIDDKSQFTVKNDKDLILPMLRFKNSYDGSEKTSGHFGFYREVCSNGLHVSQAEIEFSIKHSKNNTHLIMPRLSNLFDKFLDNEFYTITKKFDKMKEFKIIDTQEFVKAILDRTKLFRYECSDKNSDPSKKSREVIEILNYEALLLNEEPNLWLGYNAFNSVLHNVLKKSFGQQERLDKKLFEEVYAMA; encoded by the coding sequence ATGTATTTACAAAATTTGCAACAGGATGAAATCTTTGTTCCATCAGAAATGAAATCCTTAAAAAGTCTGACCCAGATGGAATCCCGAAGAGGACTTGAAAATGCCATTATCTCAAATGGCAAAATCGTCAACGTGGTATCGAACAGCTATGGCCACATTCCGAACCAACTGTTCTTCAGGAAAGCTGAAGAAATGCTGACCGACGCACAGCTGAATTTCCACAAACGCACGATCAACAAAAATGACAGGTCGTTTATTACCGACTTTATCATCGACGATAAAAGCCAGTTTACCGTCAAGAACGATAAGGACTTGATATTACCGATGCTTCGGTTCAAAAACTCGTATGACGGTAGTGAAAAGACCTCTGGACACTTCGGGTTTTATAGAGAAGTGTGCTCAAACGGTCTGCACGTGTCACAAGCAGAAATCGAGTTTTCCATAAAGCACAGTAAGAATAATACGCACTTGATTATGCCGAGATTGAGCAATCTTTTCGATAAATTTCTGGACAATGAATTCTACACCATTACAAAGAAATTCGACAAGATGAAGGAATTTAAAATCATCGATACGCAAGAATTTGTGAAAGCGATTCTTGACAGAACGAAACTGTTCCGGTATGAATGTAGCGACAAGAACAGCGACCCGTCGAAAAAATCTCGTGAGGTCATTGAGATTTTGAATTACGAAGCCTTGTTACTTAATGAAGAACCGAATCTATGGTTAGGCTACAATGCATTTAATTCAGTACTTCATAATGTCTTAAAGAAAAGCTTTGGCCAACAAGAGCGGTTGGATAAAAAGCTATTTGAAGAAGTCTATGCTATGGCATAA
- a CDS encoding TolC family protein translates to MNKHIVSAICGCLFFVNGFSQDKNIGELLNEIEQNNTELKGYQSFIESQQLENKSTNNLPDPQLSGYYLPFGDNATGNYTEYEISQSFEFPTVYGSRNKWNDLKSIQLQTSYSKKRQEVLLDAKTVLIELAFFQKQKDIETERRTQSKQVFDQIQELYNKEQVGILDLNKAKIAWIQEQFVVEQIESDIQILLTKLKTLNGGNVIDGVTSSIALPIEVGTAESLWQEKLAKDPLLQELKANETSSLQKIKLEKNKVLPNVALGYNYQGVSGSNYSGFYGGVSIPLWSSKNKVKAAEANYEYQQSNTQVVTTSLYTHFQETYNRYELMLEKFNEYQTTMSNLNSEQLLFKAYMLGEYSFMDYYVELQFYRNASDKMLQMEKELQLLQAQLLKHQL, encoded by the coding sequence ATGAACAAACACATCGTGTCCGCAATTTGCGGATGCCTGTTCTTTGTTAACGGTTTCTCACAGGATAAAAACATTGGGGAACTGCTTAACGAAATAGAACAGAATAATACAGAGTTAAAAGGCTATCAATCATTTATTGAAAGCCAACAACTCGAAAACAAGAGCACCAATAATCTGCCCGACCCACAGCTTTCAGGGTATTATTTGCCATTTGGCGATAATGCAACGGGAAACTATACTGAATATGAAATATCACAATCCTTCGAATTTCCAACGGTATATGGTTCGCGCAATAAATGGAACGACTTAAAGTCAATTCAACTGCAAACATCCTACTCTAAAAAAAGGCAGGAAGTTTTGTTGGATGCAAAAACGGTATTGATTGAACTCGCTTTCTTTCAAAAGCAGAAAGACATTGAAACCGAAAGACGAACCCAGAGCAAACAGGTTTTCGACCAGATTCAAGAGCTTTACAACAAGGAACAAGTCGGAATTTTGGATTTAAACAAAGCGAAAATTGCTTGGATTCAAGAGCAATTTGTTGTTGAACAAATTGAAAGCGACATCCAAATTTTGCTAACCAAACTTAAAACGTTGAATGGAGGTAATGTAATTGATGGTGTTACCTCAAGTATTGCATTACCTATCGAAGTTGGTACGGCGGAAAGTCTTTGGCAGGAAAAATTAGCGAAAGACCCTTTACTACAAGAATTAAAGGCCAATGAGACATCTTCACTTCAAAAAATAAAATTGGAAAAAAACAAGGTGTTGCCAAACGTGGCACTTGGCTATAATTATCAAGGCGTTAGCGGTAGTAATTATTCTGGTTTTTATGGCGGTGTTTCAATTCCACTTTGGAGTAGTAAGAATAAGGTAAAAGCTGCAGAAGCAAATTATGAGTATCAACAATCCAACACGCAGGTAGTTACCACTTCGCTTTATACACATTTTCAAGAAACCTATAATCGATACGAATTGATGCTCGAAAAATTTAATGAGTATCAAACCACTATGAGCAATTTAAATAGCGAGCAACTGCTTTTTAAAGCTTATATGTTGGGCGAGTATTCGTTTATGGATTATTACGTGGAGCTTCAGTTTTATCGGAACGCATCAGATAAAATGCTGCAAATGGAAAAGGAACTGCAACTACTTCAAGCACAATTATTAAAACATCAGTTATAA
- a CDS encoding efflux RND transporter periplasmic adaptor subunit — MKYIIIVLAFLAMSCNNTAEDAHAHNEDGSHVGEEIPRLSHTIWTDKTELFVEFPALIVGNGSKFAAHFTVLNEHQPVRNGSVTVSLIKNGKGIRNTVDAPSSPGIFSPAIQPKEEGNYQLVFELTTPEYSDKITIDDVTVYANIDEAIKALGTEEEDEGISFLKEQAWKIDFQTAPVVSGKIYDVINTSGVWMPSSSSTKSLAAKSNGVVDFKVNNLTEGAEVKQGQLLMSLNSQGLASNNLSTDIASAKAKFQQAKSEYERKKELYESKIVPKSEFEKVESSFEIAKANYQSLVSGVSGGSKQIRAPFDGFIKSITVSNGDYVEQGVALVTVGTHQSRVLKAQLAPNYGLTMGNVQGIWYQDNDNLWKDVTDAEGKILSIGKDVELENPLISVFAEVNATVDMPIGSLTPVQIAMGNATQNTMIPVNALLEDYGSYSVIVQLSGESFERRPVKIGKRNGENVEILEGLQVGEVVVTTGAYQVKMASMSGSTPAHGHEH, encoded by the coding sequence ATGAAATATATAATAATAGTGCTCGCCTTTTTGGCAATGTCCTGTAATAACACGGCAGAAGACGCACACGCACATAACGAAGATGGTAGTCACGTGGGAGAAGAAATTCCTCGCTTGTCCCATACTATCTGGACCGATAAAACAGAATTGTTCGTTGAATTTCCTGCGCTTATTGTGGGTAACGGAAGCAAATTCGCAGCCCACTTTACCGTGTTGAATGAACATCAACCCGTTAGAAACGGTTCGGTAACAGTTAGTTTGATAAAAAACGGAAAAGGAATCAGAAATACTGTAGACGCGCCTTCATCCCCAGGCATTTTTTCGCCTGCCATACAACCGAAAGAAGAAGGAAACTATCAATTGGTTTTTGAATTAACTACACCTGAATATTCAGATAAAATAACAATTGACGATGTTACGGTTTATGCTAATATAGATGAAGCCATAAAAGCTTTGGGCACGGAAGAAGAAGATGAGGGCATCTCGTTTTTAAAGGAACAAGCTTGGAAAATCGATTTTCAAACCGCACCTGTCGTTTCGGGTAAAATTTACGATGTCATCAATACATCCGGTGTTTGGATGCCCTCGTCAAGTTCAACAAAGTCCTTGGCAGCAAAATCTAATGGTGTAGTAGATTTTAAAGTAAATAATCTTACGGAAGGAGCAGAAGTAAAACAAGGTCAGCTTTTGATGAGCTTGAACAGTCAAGGTTTGGCTTCGAACAATTTAAGTACGGATATCGCTTCCGCGAAAGCGAAATTCCAACAAGCCAAATCTGAATATGAACGGAAGAAAGAGCTATACGAATCCAAAATAGTCCCGAAATCTGAATTTGAAAAAGTAGAAAGCAGTTTTGAAATAGCCAAAGCCAACTATCAATCATTGGTATCCGGTGTTTCGGGCGGAAGCAAACAAATCCGCGCCCCTTTCGATGGTTTTATCAAATCCATAACAGTTTCAAATGGCGATTACGTAGAACAAGGCGTTGCGCTTGTGACCGTTGGAACGCATCAATCCAGAGTTTTAAAAGCGCAGTTAGCACCCAACTACGGACTTACGATGGGTAATGTACAAGGTATATGGTATCAGGATAATGATAACCTATGGAAAGACGTAACTGATGCCGAGGGTAAAATCCTTTCGATTGGAAAGGACGTGGAACTTGAAAACCCTTTGATTTCTGTTTTTGCAGAAGTCAATGCCACCGTCGATATGCCAATAGGAAGTCTAACACCTGTTCAGATAGCGATGGGAAATGCCACCCAAAATACAATGATACCTGTAAATGCCTTATTGGAAGACTATGGAAGCTATTCCGTTATCGTTCAACTATCAGGCGAAAGTTTTGAAAGACGACCTGTTAAGATTGGAAAGCGCAATGGCGAAAATGTAGAGATACTGGAAGGTCTGCAAGTTGGCGAAGTGGTGGTAACTACAGGAGCATATCAAGTTAAAATGGCTTCAATGTCAGGTTCAACACCTGCACACGGTCACGAACATTAA
- a CDS encoding efflux RND transporter permease subunit, whose product MLNKILSISLQNRLLILLGAVALSVLGVYYARTMNVDVFPDLTAPTVTILTEAHGMESEEVEKLVTYQLETAMNGSPNVRRIRSSSAAGVSIVWVEFEWGTDIYRARQIVSERIPMVRENLPEGIGAPTMAPISSIMGEIMLLGVISDSLSPMELRTLSDWTIRPRIKAIGGIANVVVIGGDYKQYQVFANPEKMKYYDVSLSELVEHVKEANQNAPGGIINQYGNQYIIKGSGRAYALEDLQEAVLKEVNGQTIKIKDVATVQIGAADKIGDGSLNAKPAVILTISKQPDVNTLELTDRLDEAIADLETTLPKGVNIKSQIFRQSDFIDASISNLNMTLLEGAFFVMIILFIFLMNWRTTVISLLAIPISLLVSIIILKWLGYTINTMSLGGMAIAIGALVDDAIIDVENVYKRLRENIRKPKAERKSTITVVRDASVEIRSSIIIATLIIIVSFVPLFFLSGMEGRLLQPLGIAFVTSVLTSLIVAVTVTPILCSYLLDNEKLLNKQADGTKVERWLQKHYGNLLERATRIPKTIIGVTVIAFLLSLLVVTQLGRSFLPEFNEGSLVISVVGPPGMSLEESNKTGKLIETILLDMPEVEVVTRRQGRAELDEHAQGVNASEIDVPFVLEDKTKEEFFEEVRNKLSIAPGVNITLGQPIAHRIDHMLSGTRANIAIKIFGSDLQRLFEVGKSVEQNIKDIDGLADVAVDQQIEVPQIRIKPKRQILSAYGMTVGNLMEQVDIAFAGEEAGEIYEGQQYFDLVVRYEKPFRDNIENINKTLISLPNGGQTTLGELATVQSVSSPNTINREDVQRKIVVAANVQGRDLRGAVNEIKEVVANNVNMPEGYRVQYGGQFESESKASQLLLITAIIAIAIIFLLLYYEFKDVKLAFVVLINLPLALIGGILIVYFTSGIISIAATIGFISLFGIATRNGILLVSRYEDLRKEGVQGFQLIKAGALDRLNPILMTAFTTGLALIPLALKGGEPGSEIQSPMAVVILGGLLSATILNLVVIPCVYQLVLKKEK is encoded by the coding sequence ATGTTAAATAAAATATTATCAATTTCACTTCAAAACAGATTGCTCATACTATTGGGAGCGGTTGCATTGAGTGTGTTGGGCGTGTATTATGCACGTACAATGAACGTCGATGTATTCCCAGACCTTACGGCACCAACGGTAACCATTCTTACCGAAGCACACGGAATGGAATCTGAAGAAGTAGAAAAATTAGTAACCTATCAACTGGAAACTGCAATGAACGGTTCGCCCAATGTAAGACGAATCCGTTCGTCATCGGCAGCAGGTGTTTCCATTGTTTGGGTAGAATTTGAGTGGGGAACCGATATTTATCGGGCACGACAAATTGTAAGTGAACGCATCCCGATGGTACGGGAAAATTTACCCGAAGGCATCGGTGCGCCTACAATGGCACCTATATCTTCTATTATGGGCGAAATAATGCTCTTGGGAGTGATATCGGATAGCCTTTCACCAATGGAACTGCGAACCTTATCAGATTGGACAATCAGACCTCGCATAAAAGCCATTGGCGGTATTGCAAATGTGGTGGTCATCGGTGGCGATTACAAGCAATATCAGGTATTTGCCAATCCCGAAAAGATGAAGTATTACGATGTGAGCCTATCAGAATTGGTGGAACACGTCAAGGAAGCAAACCAAAATGCGCCCGGTGGTATTATAAACCAATATGGCAATCAGTATATCATAAAGGGGAGCGGTAGAGCCTATGCGCTTGAAGATTTACAAGAAGCGGTTCTTAAGGAAGTGAATGGTCAAACCATCAAAATAAAAGATGTGGCAACGGTTCAAATTGGCGCTGCCGATAAAATTGGCGACGGTTCATTAAATGCAAAACCCGCTGTGATTCTGACCATTTCAAAGCAACCCGATGTGAATACCTTGGAGTTGACAGACCGCTTGGACGAAGCCATTGCAGACTTGGAAACAACCTTGCCAAAAGGTGTCAACATCAAAAGCCAAATCTTTAGACAGTCCGATTTCATAGATGCTTCTATTAGTAATCTAAATATGACTTTGTTGGAAGGTGCGTTTTTTGTAATGATTATCCTGTTCATCTTTTTAATGAACTGGAGGACTACCGTTATTTCCTTGCTGGCTATCCCTATTTCATTATTGGTTTCCATCATTATTTTAAAATGGTTGGGTTATACGATAAACACAATGAGTTTGGGTGGTATGGCAATTGCTATCGGTGCGTTGGTAGATGATGCCATCATCGATGTAGAAAATGTGTATAAACGCTTGCGCGAAAATATCAGAAAGCCGAAAGCGGAACGGAAATCCACCATAACAGTAGTGCGTGACGCTTCCGTAGAAATACGTAGCTCTATTATTATTGCTACGCTTATCATTATAGTATCATTTGTCCCCTTATTCTTTTTAAGCGGAATGGAAGGACGTTTGTTGCAACCGCTGGGAATTGCATTTGTAACGTCAGTATTGACCTCATTGATTGTTGCTGTAACCGTAACCCCAATTTTATGTTCTTATTTATTGGACAATGAGAAGCTTCTAAACAAACAGGCTGATGGTACAAAAGTAGAGCGATGGTTACAAAAGCATTATGGCAACCTTTTGGAACGTGCCACACGAATACCCAAAACCATTATTGGGGTAACGGTCATTGCCTTTCTGTTAAGTCTTTTAGTGGTCACACAATTGGGAAGGAGTTTTCTTCCAGAATTTAATGAAGGTTCATTGGTAATTAGTGTAGTTGGTCCACCGGGAATGTCTTTGGAAGAAAGTAATAAGACTGGAAAGTTAATAGAGACCATTTTATTGGATATGCCCGAAGTAGAGGTCGTTACTCGAAGACAAGGACGTGCCGAACTGGACGAACACGCCCAAGGTGTTAATGCTTCGGAAATTGATGTGCCCTTTGTTCTCGAAGACAAAACCAAAGAAGAGTTCTTTGAAGAAGTCCGAAATAAATTGAGCATCGCACCTGGTGTTAATATCACATTGGGACAACCCATCGCACACCGTATTGACCATATGCTTTCGGGCACACGTGCCAATATTGCCATCAAGATATTTGGGTCAGATTTACAACGTCTATTTGAAGTAGGGAAAAGTGTAGAGCAGAACATTAAGGATATTGATGGATTGGCAGATGTTGCAGTTGACCAGCAAATTGAAGTACCACAAATACGCATCAAACCCAAACGCCAGATTCTTTCGGCTTATGGAATGACGGTCGGTAATTTAATGGAACAGGTAGATATCGCTTTTGCAGGCGAAGAAGCAGGCGAGATTTATGAAGGGCAACAGTATTTTGATTTGGTGGTTCGCTATGAAAAACCGTTTCGGGACAATATTGAGAACATCAATAAAACTCTAATCAGTTTACCCAATGGTGGACAAACTACTTTGGGCGAATTGGCGACCGTTCAATCGGTAAGCAGTCCTAACACCATCAATCGTGAAGATGTACAACGAAAAATTGTGGTTGCTGCCAATGTTCAAGGTAGGGATTTGCGTGGTGCCGTTAACGAAATAAAGGAAGTGGTTGCCAACAATGTGAATATGCCAGAAGGCTACCGTGTCCAATATGGCGGACAGTTTGAAAGTGAATCCAAGGCATCACAATTGCTTTTGATAACAGCCATAATTGCAATAGCCATCATTTTCCTGTTGTTATACTATGAATTTAAGGATGTAAAACTGGCATTTGTAGTATTGATTAATCTGCCTTTGGCGTTAATTGGTGGAATCTTGATAGTGTATTTCACGTCAGGAATCATCAGTATTGCAGCGACCATAGGTTTTATCAGTTTGTTTGGTATTGCCACACGAAACGGTATTTTATTGGTTTCACGGTATGAAGATTTGAGAAAAGAAGGAGTACAGGGTTTTCAGTTGATAAAAGCTGGGGCTTTAGATAGATTAAACCCTATTTTAATGACTGCCTTTACCACAGGTCTGGCATTGATACCATTGGCTCTAAAAGGTGGCGAACCGGGAAGTGAAATTCAAAGCCCAATGGCCGTTGTAATTTTAGGTGGCTTGTTGTCGGCTACGATATTGAATTTGGTAGTAATTCCTTGCGTGTATCAGTTAGTATTAAAAAAGGAAAAGTAA